Proteins encoded together in one Musa acuminata AAA Group cultivar baxijiao chromosome BXJ3-6, Cavendish_Baxijiao_AAA, whole genome shotgun sequence window:
- the LOC103987313 gene encoding high mobility group B protein 6: protein MDSPAAATPTPRRKPLQPRNFNLSTTAGLQLKPKPIALRIPPPIRGSPGKENCPILPPEPEPEARPREASLAEELAAVRLMRDRLRADREKTEEVLRERDAVMQRWAVELEKRAEEQRNLELELRLLIKLQDLISCSMIPSSVQSLRHQEHQQSAEVQSQMTSPVRSLREKERQKSMEAQLQAPQSAEENSEADKPSATQENETEW, encoded by the exons ATGGACTCCCCGGCCGCCGCAACGCCGACGCCCCGCCGGAAGCCCCTCCAGCCGAGGAACTTCAATCTCTCCACGACCGCCGGGCTCCAGCTGAAGCCCAAACCGATCGCACTCCGGATTCCTCCGCCGATCAGAGGAAGCCCTGGCAAGGAGAACTGCCCGATCTTGCCCCCGGAGCCGGAGCCCGAAGCGAGACCGCGGGAGGCTTCTCTGGCCGAGGAGCTTGCGGCGGTCCGGCTGATGAGGGACCGGCTCCGGGCGGATAGGGAGAAGACGGAGGAGGTGCTTCGGGAGAGGGACGCGGTGATGCAGAGGTGGGCGGTGGAGCTGGAAAAGCGGGCCGAGGAGCAGCGCAACCTGGAGCTGGAGCTTCGCCTGCTGATCAAGCTTCAGGACTTGATATCCTGTTCCATG ATTCCGTCATCCGTTCAATCTCTAAGAcatcaagaacatcaacagagtgCGGAAGTGCAGTCGCAG ATGACTTCACCGGTTCGATCtctgagagagaaagaaaggcaGAAGAGTATGGAAGCGCAGTTGCAG GCACCACAAAGCGCAGAAGAGAATAGCGAAGCGGACAAACCATCAGCGACTCAGGAAAACGAGACGGAGTGGTAG
- the LOC103987314 gene encoding bZIP transcription factor 11-like has protein sequence MASPSGTSSGSSQLLTSGSEEDLQAVMDQKKRKRMISNRESARRSRMRKQKQLADLTAEVMRLRRENDQAVVVLNLTTQRYSVVEAENSVLRAQAMELTYRLQSLNEIVDNLNENSISPWNLWCMNRPIMASAENMLYY, from the coding sequence ATGGCTTCTCCTAGTGGCACTTCTTCCGGATCCAGCCAGCTCCTTACCTCCGGTTCCGAAGAAGACCTGCAAGCCGTGATGGACCAGAAGAAGCGGAAACGAATGATATCGAACCGGGAATCGGCGAGGCGGTCGAGGATGCGCAAGCAGAAGCAGTTAGCCGATCTCACGGCAGAGGTGATGCGGCTGAGGAGGGAGAACGACCAGGCCGTCGTGGTCTTGAACCTCACCACGCAGAGGTACTCCGTCGTGGAGGCCGAGAATTCCGTGCTGAGGGCTCAGGCGATGGAGCTCACCTACAGGCTGCAGTCTCTCAATGAGATCGTCGACAACCTGAATGAAAACAGCATCAGCCCATGGAACTTGTGGTGTATGAATCGGCCTATCATGGCGTCCGCAGAGAACATGCTCTACTACTGA